A genome region from Geminicoccus roseus DSM 18922 includes the following:
- a CDS encoding ABC transporter substrate-binding protein — translation MILRRTMLGAALAGAMALSLSPASAADLEQSSITLGVGGKPLLYYLPLTIAEQKGFFEEEGLDVAINDFGGGSKSLQALVGGSVDVVTGAYEHTIRMQAKNQDIRAVIELGRFPGIVLAVKKDLADQIKSPADLAGRKVGVTAPGSSTNFFVNYLMAKDGADPQQAAFIGVGAGLSAVAAMQQGEIEAISNLDPVISKLEADDDIVVLADSRTEAGTEAIFGASIPAAVVYMKNDFIEANPNTVQALVNSFKKALDWLATASPEEIAEVVPAEYHLGNEELYLRAVAASQETYSRTGIIPPEAMQASFDMLKQFDPELASAEFDLDRTFTDRFVTAAGN, via the coding sequence ATGATCCTTCGCAGAACAATGCTCGGCGCGGCCTTGGCCGGCGCCATGGCCCTGTCGCTGTCGCCCGCAAGCGCTGCCGACCTCGAGCAGAGCTCGATCACGCTGGGCGTGGGCGGCAAGCCGCTGCTCTACTACCTCCCGCTGACCATCGCCGAGCAGAAGGGCTTCTTCGAGGAAGAGGGGCTGGACGTCGCGATCAACGATTTCGGCGGCGGCTCCAAGTCGCTGCAGGCGCTGGTCGGCGGCTCGGTCGACGTGGTGACCGGCGCCTACGAGCACACGATCCGGATGCAAGCCAAGAACCAGGACATCCGCGCGGTGATCGAGCTCGGCCGCTTCCCGGGCATCGTATTGGCGGTGAAGAAGGACCTGGCCGACCAGATCAAGTCGCCGGCCGACCTGGCCGGCCGCAAGGTCGGGGTGACCGCGCCCGGCTCCTCCACCAATTTCTTCGTCAACTACCTGATGGCAAAGGACGGCGCCGACCCGCAGCAGGCGGCGTTCATCGGCGTGGGTGCGGGCCTGAGCGCCGTGGCGGCGATGCAGCAGGGCGAGATCGAGGCGATCTCCAACCTGGACCCGGTGATCTCCAAGCTGGAGGCCGACGACGACATCGTGGTGCTGGCCGATTCGCGCACCGAGGCCGGGACAGAAGCGATCTTCGGCGCCTCGATCCCGGCCGCGGTGGTCTACATGAAGAACGACTTCATCGAAGCCAACCCGAACACCGTCCAGGCCCTGGTGAACTCGTTCAAGAAGGCGCTGGACTGGCTGGCGACCGCCTCGCCCGAGGAGATCGCCGAGGTGGTGCCCGCCGAGTACCATCTGGGCAACGAGGAGCTGTACCTGCGCGCGGTGGCCGCCAGCCAGGAGACCTACAGCCGGACCGGGATCATCCCGCCCGAGGCGATGCAGGCCTCCTTCGACATGCTCAAGCAGTTCGATCCGGAACTCGCCAGCGCCGAGTTCGACCTGGACCGGACCTTCACCGACCGCTTCGTGACGGCGGCCGGCAACTGA
- a CDS encoding glycerophosphodiester phosphodiesterase family protein, which translates to MARYPLPVLAAGLMACLLPPLAALAQEAAEPVVELGPRPFYLADRLEDGELKDRLGQCRGPFQKSDFSIGHRGAPLMFPEHTRESYLAAARMGAGVLECDVAFTADRELVCRHAQCDLHTTTNILAVPELAAKCSEPFTPADPATGTPASAKCCTSDLTLAEFQTLEGKMDSEDKQAADVLSYMQSTAPWRTDLYVPGQLMTHAESIELFKELGVKATPELKAPEVAMPYEGDYSQEDYAQALIDAYRQAGVPPSDVFPQSFNLDDVLYWLKAEPEYGAQAVYLDGRNEDDPAFDSNDPSTWKPGMQELADQGVRILAPPLWMLLTLDDGGKIVPSAYAREAKAAGLELITWSLERSGPLAGGGGGYYRTVTAAIDDDSDMLVALDVLAREVGVRGVFSDWPATTTFYANCMGMTEGSAGAN; encoded by the coding sequence ATGGCACGATATCCCTTGCCGGTCCTGGCGGCCGGCCTGATGGCCTGCCTGCTCCCGCCCCTCGCGGCGCTGGCGCAGGAGGCGGCCGAGCCGGTCGTCGAGCTGGGGCCGCGGCCATTCTACCTGGCCGACCGGCTGGAGGACGGCGAGCTCAAGGACCGGCTCGGCCAGTGCCGGGGGCCGTTCCAGAAGAGCGACTTCTCCATCGGCCATCGCGGCGCGCCCCTGATGTTCCCCGAGCACACTCGGGAATCCTACCTGGCGGCGGCCCGGATGGGTGCCGGCGTGCTGGAATGCGACGTGGCGTTCACCGCCGACCGCGAGCTGGTCTGCCGCCATGCCCAGTGCGACCTGCACACCACCACCAACATCCTGGCGGTGCCGGAACTGGCGGCGAAATGCTCCGAGCCGTTCACCCCGGCCGATCCGGCGACAGGGACGCCGGCCTCGGCGAAATGCTGCACCAGCGACCTGACGCTCGCCGAGTTCCAGACGCTCGAGGGCAAGATGGACAGCGAGGACAAGCAGGCCGCCGACGTCCTGTCCTACATGCAGAGCACCGCACCCTGGCGCACCGACCTCTATGTCCCGGGCCAGCTGATGACGCATGCCGAGAGCATCGAGCTGTTCAAGGAACTGGGCGTGAAGGCCACGCCGGAGCTGAAGGCGCCCGAGGTGGCGATGCCGTACGAGGGTGACTACAGCCAGGAGGACTACGCCCAGGCGCTGATCGACGCCTACAGGCAAGCGGGCGTGCCGCCGTCGGACGTGTTCCCGCAATCCTTCAACCTGGACGACGTGCTCTACTGGCTGAAGGCCGAGCCGGAATACGGCGCCCAGGCGGTCTATCTGGACGGCCGCAACGAGGACGACCCGGCCTTCGATTCCAACGACCCCTCGACCTGGAAGCCCGGCATGCAGGAGCTGGCCGACCAGGGCGTGCGGATCCTGGCGCCGCCCTTGTGGATGCTGCTGACCCTGGACGACGGCGGCAAGATCGTGCCCTCGGCCTATGCCAGGGAAGCCAAGGCCGCCGGGCTGGAGCTGATCACCTGGAGCCTGGAGCGCTCCGGCCCGCTGGCCGGCGGTGGCGGCGGCTACTACCGGACGGTGACGGCCGCCATCGACGACGACAGCGACATGCTGGTCGCGCTGGACGTGCTGGCGCGCGAGGTGGGCGTGCGCGGCGTGTTCTCGGACTGGCCGGCGACCACGACCTTCTACGCGAACTGCATGGGGATGACCGAAGGGAGTGCCGGCGCGAACTGA